One genomic window of Candidatus Pseudobacter hemicellulosilyticus includes the following:
- a CDS encoding DUF2490 domain-containing protein, which produces MSCLPILAFSQTQFTGWVAAFNTFKLNKDLSIHFDAQVRGTDQVQQIQSILLRPGLNWHTGKRTILTTGYAYVQNRRTISGISGLAPEHRIWQQFIYNHPLTIGSGAAARKGSFQHRLRLEQRFISKSFADGHELTHDGNVYANRIRYFFRNVTPIVPWSATGTGPFLGLQNELFINFGDKSVVNGETFDQNRAYAALGYRLHTRFDAEIGYMNQYVNGRNKAFTNNHILQLAAYVRL; this is translated from the coding sequence ATGAGCTGTCTGCCGATCCTGGCTTTTTCACAGACCCAGTTCACCGGCTGGGTGGCAGCCTTTAATACTTTTAAGCTGAACAAGGACCTCAGTATTCATTTTGATGCCCAGGTCCGGGGTACGGACCAGGTGCAGCAGATCCAGTCCATCCTGCTGCGACCGGGCCTCAACTGGCATACCGGCAAAAGGACCATCCTGACTACCGGTTATGCATACGTGCAGAACAGGCGAACGATCAGTGGTATCTCGGGGCTGGCGCCGGAACACCGCATCTGGCAGCAGTTCATCTACAATCACCCGCTCACTATAGGCAGTGGCGCCGCCGCCCGCAAAGGCAGCTTCCAGCATCGCCTCCGACTGGAACAACGGTTCATATCCAAATCTTTCGCCGATGGCCATGAGCTGACCCACGATGGTAATGTGTACGCCAACCGCATCCGTTATTTTTTCCGGAATGTCACGCCGATCGTTCCCTGGTCGGCCACGGGTACCGGTCCCTTCCTCGGGCTGCAGAATGAACTATTTATCAATTTCGGGGACAAATCCGTTGTAAATGGGGAAACCTTCGACCAGAACCGGGCTTACGCCGCCCTGGGCTACAGGCTCCATACCAGATTTGATGCAGAGATCGGCTACATGAACCAGTATGTGAATGGCCGGAACAAGGCATTTACCAATAACCACATCCTCCAGCTGGCAGCCTACGTACGTTTGTAG
- a CDS encoding GNAT family N-acetyltransferase: METQHQFQVIVANESHEGFAGIICDEMASSAKARGTGIAKRSPEYIQQKMREGKAVIAFNQDGIWAGFCYIETWGHGGYVANSGLIVSPNFRKGGLAKAIKKKIFELSRQKYPEAKIFGLTTGLAVMKINSELGYEPVTYSELTQDEAFWAGCKSCVNYDILMSKERKNCMCTAMLYDPKDHYEPQETKQYFEENKSIFERLLRIKQWKFLQPFLKKEKEKEQKAKANRNKSLFQQIFNF, from the coding sequence ATGGAAACTCAACACCAATTCCAGGTTATTGTCGCCAATGAAAGCCACGAAGGTTTTGCCGGCATCATATGCGACGAAATGGCTTCTTCCGCCAAAGCCCGTGGCACCGGCATCGCCAAGCGGTCGCCCGAATACATCCAGCAGAAAATGCGGGAAGGTAAGGCCGTCATCGCTTTTAACCAGGATGGCATCTGGGCCGGATTCTGTTACATTGAGACCTGGGGACATGGTGGCTACGTTGCCAACTCAGGCCTTATTGTTTCCCCCAATTTCCGCAAAGGCGGACTGGCCAAAGCCATCAAAAAGAAGATCTTTGAACTGAGCCGCCAGAAATACCCCGAAGCCAAGATCTTTGGCCTCACTACGGGTCTGGCCGTAATGAAGATCAACAGCGAGCTGGGTTATGAGCCGGTCACCTATTCTGAGCTCACCCAGGATGAAGCCTTCTGGGCAGGCTGCAAAAGCTGCGTCAACTATGATATCCTGATGAGCAAGGAGCGCAAGAACTGTATGTGTACCGCTATGCTCTATGATCCCAAAGACCACTACGAGCCCCAGGAAACAAAGCAATATTTTGAAGAGAACAAGAGTATCTTCGAAAGGCTGCTCCGTATCAAACAATGGAAATTCCTGCAGCCCTTTCTTAAAAAAGAAAAAGAGAAAGAGCAGAAGGCAAAAGCCAACAGAAACAAATCCCTCTTCCAACAGATCTTTAATTTTTAA
- a CDS encoding alpha/beta hydrolase: MRSFLTWSCLAAVCWLSTGCFGRFIMTEKELRDYYRNKAVKPTYFTIRNDSVELFCASTGADTLPPLLMIHGAPGAWYGSRNMLDDTLLQKHYQLIAMDRPGYHKSKFKRKRRAVTSISTQATAIHEAMRLNRSGKKGVVLGSSYGGPIAAKIAAEYPAEFCHLIMLAPAIDPDHEKFWWFNPYINGGPVSWFLPRFINNATAEKYSHVEELRKLLPDWQRISIPVTTIQGGADDIVDPLNLDFARKILDGKEAAFIFIPDAGHMIRFRNADTVRTLLLNIAAQAKVD; this comes from the coding sequence ATGCGATCCTTTTTGACCTGGAGCTGCCTCGCAGCTGTCTGCTGGTTGAGCACTGGCTGTTTTGGCCGTTTTATAATGACGGAAAAAGAACTGCGTGATTATTACCGTAACAAAGCGGTTAAGCCCACTTATTTCACTATCCGGAATGACTCGGTAGAACTTTTCTGCGCCAGCACCGGCGCGGATACCCTGCCGCCCCTCCTGATGATCCATGGTGCGCCCGGCGCCTGGTATGGCAGCCGCAATATGCTGGATGATACCCTGCTCCAAAAACATTACCAGCTCATTGCCATGGACCGGCCAGGTTATCATAAATCGAAGTTTAAAAGGAAACGCCGGGCGGTTACCTCCATCAGCACCCAGGCTACCGCCATTCATGAGGCCATGCGACTGAACAGGTCGGGTAAAAAAGGAGTGGTGCTGGGCAGTTCCTATGGCGGACCTATCGCCGCAAAAATAGCCGCGGAATATCCAGCTGAATTCTGCCACCTTATCATGCTGGCCCCTGCCATTGACCCGGACCATGAAAAGTTCTGGTGGTTCAACCCCTATATCAATGGCGGTCCCGTCAGCTGGTTCCTTCCCCGCTTCATCAACAATGCCACAGCCGAAAAATACAGCCACGTAGAGGAATTGCGCAAACTGCTGCCCGACTGGCAGCGGATCAGCATCCCGGTCACTACCATCCAGGGCGGGGCCGATGACATTGTTGATCCCCTCAACCTGGACTTCGCCCGGAAGATCCTGGACGGCAAAGAAGCAGCCTTCATCTTTATCCCCGATGCCGGGCATATGATCCGGTTCCGGAACGCAGATACCGTGCGGACGCTGCTGCTGAACATTGCAGCACAGGCCAAAGTGGATTAG
- a CDS encoding argininosuccinate synthase: MAKKIVLGFSGGLDTSYCVKYLGEDLGYEVHSIIVNTGGFSEEELKQIEAHAYKLGVKTHTTVNAVQSYYDRIIRYLIFGNVLKNNTYPLSVSAERLSQALYIAEHAKALKADAVAHGSTGAGNDQVRFDMIFHIMIPGVEILTPIRDLKLSREEEIDYLQKKGVDMNFAKALYSINKGLWGTSVGGKETLNSKGMLPEEAWPTQVTQTGSQEVKLHFEKGQLTAVDDKSFDHPSKAIQYLQTIAGPYGLGRDIHVGDTIIGIKGRVGFEAAAPMVILKAHHALEKHVLTKWQLGWKDQLAQFYGNWLHEGQIMDPVMRDIEAFLEHSQQNVTGDVFVYLQPYRFQVMGIESSFDLMSSKFGKYGEMNKGYTGEDVRGFSKIFGNQVAIWNSVQDDNK, from the coding sequence ATGGCAAAAAAAATTGTACTTGGATTCAGCGGCGGCCTCGATACGTCGTATTGCGTGAAATACCTGGGTGAAGACCTCGGCTACGAAGTGCACAGCATCATCGTTAACACCGGCGGCTTCAGTGAAGAAGAACTGAAACAGATAGAAGCCCATGCCTATAAATTGGGCGTAAAAACGCATACCACCGTTAATGCCGTTCAATCCTACTACGATCGTATCATCAGATACCTGATCTTCGGCAACGTGCTCAAGAATAACACCTACCCCCTGAGCGTAAGTGCAGAACGCCTGAGCCAGGCCCTCTATATTGCAGAGCATGCCAAAGCCCTCAAGGCTGATGCCGTAGCCCATGGCAGTACCGGCGCAGGGAACGACCAGGTCCGCTTTGACATGATCTTCCATATCATGATCCCCGGCGTAGAGATCCTGACCCCCATCCGCGACCTCAAGCTGAGCCGCGAAGAAGAGATCGACTACCTCCAGAAAAAAGGCGTGGACATGAACTTCGCCAAAGCTCTCTACTCCATCAACAAAGGCCTCTGGGGCACCAGTGTTGGCGGTAAAGAGACCCTCAACTCCAAAGGCATGCTGCCCGAAGAAGCCTGGCCCACCCAGGTGACCCAGACCGGCAGCCAGGAAGTAAAACTGCATTTCGAAAAAGGACAGCTCACCGCTGTAGACGATAAATCCTTTGATCATCCTTCCAAAGCCATCCAGTACCTGCAAACCATTGCCGGTCCCTATGGCCTTGGCCGCGATATTCACGTAGGCGATACCATCATCGGTATCAAAGGCCGCGTAGGCTTTGAAGCCGCCGCCCCTATGGTGATCCTCAAAGCACACCACGCCCTGGAAAAACATGTACTCACCAAATGGCAGCTGGGCTGGAAAGACCAGCTGGCGCAGTTCTACGGCAACTGGCTCCATGAAGGCCAGATCATGGACCCCGTTATGCGCGATATTGAAGCCTTCCTGGAACATTCCCAGCAAAATGTGACCGGCGATGTATTTGTATACCTCCAGCCTTACCGCTTCCAGGTGATGGGTATTGAATCCTCCTTTGACCTGATGAGCAGCAAATTCGGCAAGTACGGAGAAATGAACAAAGGCTATACCGGTGAGGATGTAAGAGGTTTTTCAAAGATCTTCGGCAACCAGGTAGCTATCTGGAATTCCGTTCAGGACGACAACAAATAA
- a CDS encoding geranylgeranylglyceryl/heptaprenylglyceryl phosphate synthase: MMNRIYQSLLHKKAKGQKAFAVLIDPDKVTVEGLDELTALATEAAVDYLLVGGSLVVSNHLDTVVQQLKKNCSIPVILFPGSPSQVSRYADALLYLSLISGRNPELLIGQHVISAPVVKQSGLEIMSTGYMVIDGGAPTTVSYISNAAPIPADKNEIAVCTAMAGEMLGMKLIYMDAGSGAKRAISESMIEKVAQVIEVPLFVGGGITDPEKAYRNCKAGADLIVIGNAIEKDPSLIREMSAAIHSVPVSSR; this comes from the coding sequence ATGATGAATCGAATTTACCAGTCACTTCTCCACAAGAAAGCGAAGGGCCAGAAGGCGTTTGCCGTACTCATTGACCCGGATAAGGTTACCGTCGAAGGGCTCGACGAGTTGACTGCTTTGGCTACCGAAGCAGCTGTGGATTACCTGCTGGTAGGCGGTAGCCTGGTGGTCTCCAACCACCTGGACACAGTAGTGCAGCAACTCAAGAAAAACTGTTCTATTCCCGTGATCCTTTTTCCCGGAAGCCCCTCACAGGTATCCCGGTATGCTGACGCCCTCCTGTACCTGTCCCTGATCTCCGGCAGGAACCCTGAACTCCTGATTGGCCAGCACGTGATCTCCGCCCCGGTGGTGAAACAAAGCGGCCTTGAGATCATGTCCACCGGTTATATGGTCATTGACGGCGGCGCTCCCACTACCGTTTCCTATATCAGTAATGCCGCTCCCATACCCGCCGACAAAAACGAGATTGCCGTCTGCACCGCCATGGCCGGCGAAATGCTGGGCATGAAGCTGATCTATATGGATGCAGGCAGCGGCGCCAAAAGGGCTATCAGCGAAAGCATGATTGAAAAAGTGGCCCAGGTGATTGAGGTCCCCCTGTTCGTTGGCGGCGGTATTACCGACCCCGAAAAAGCTTACCGCAACTGCAAGGCCGGCGCTGACCTGATAGTGATCGGTAACGCTATTGAAAAAGATCCTTCCCTGATCCGGGAAATGAGCGCCGCCATCCATTCCGTGCCGGTTTCCAGCCGCTGA
- a CDS encoding glycoside hydrolase family 2 TIM barrel-domain containing protein, translating to MFFRTLLCQLALSLPLALCAQTDKPHWENPEVFAINKEAARTTALPYPSEALAIADNYGQNPFYQLLDGQWSFQWAGKVAEVSKDFYKEDYDISQWTQIPVPGSWEFNGHGTPLYVSAGFGFRAKPPFIDREDSPVGAYRRNFTVPDNWDGRRIFLHFEGGTNAMYVWVNGRQVGYTENAKSPAEFDITQYLRKGSNTLACQVFRYSDGSYLEDQDMWRMGGINRSVFLYSTAQTRILDFFAHPDLDKNYTNGLFSLDLTLKNYADQEQAQKAEISVLDRNGKKVFSKQQALRIHANGSSVLQFAGTVKAPLLWTAETPNLYTLLITLKDGSGKIVEATSHKIGFRKVEIRDGQLLVNGKKIYIKGVNLHEFNTKTGNVVNKEIMLRNIQLMKELNINAVRTSHYPQPTLWYKLCDEYGLYLVDEANQESHGLGYGPDNVANFPEWQEAHMDRMVRLVERDKNHASVIIWSLGNESGNGKAFFATYDWAKSRDNSRPVQYEQAHDRHRNTDIICFMYPGWNNMVNDAKKDLGKPYIMCEYAHAMGNSMGNMQDYWDLMRTSKNMQGGFIWEWYNHGFTSKDEQGRTYWAYGGDLGGYNKMNSDNFCMDGIISPDQQYLPHTYIVKKVYQPVLFASANPASGLISVINDYKFLPVTEKDYSFKWVLLKNGQPVAEGPFSVSLAADARTSVQLPLPALEQTPGTEYFLQVFATTKNATQFIPAGFEVAKEEFALNTGNYFVQPSAGGSLNVEKKEDRVTVQSGNLSYVFSTKDGQTLISFTRDQHRVFQELPRLNFWRAPTDNDFGANDQVNLVLWSAASHNIRYSYKGMEEKEGIIRFRYEAKLRGVEAKTDLSYTVNKDGSLTIATDYKALSDELPELMRFGMLMRLPQQLDNFTWYGRGPQENYVDRCADAFMGTWNGKVAAQAFAYYRPQETGNKTNVRWLTLKDDSGKGIRIQGLQPLSVSATNYLPEDLDPGLTKKQQHHSDLVPRDETVLAVDLFQRGVGGLNSWGAKPLDAYRFRERAYSYAFTIIAE from the coding sequence ATGTTTTTCAGGACCCTTCTCTGTCAGCTTGCCCTTTCGCTTCCGTTGGCCCTATGCGCCCAGACCGATAAACCCCATTGGGAGAACCCCGAAGTGTTTGCCATCAACAAAGAGGCTGCCCGCACCACGGCCCTGCCCTATCCCAGTGAGGCGCTGGCCATTGCAGACAACTATGGGCAGAACCCTTTTTACCAGCTGCTGGATGGACAATGGTCCTTTCAATGGGCCGGCAAAGTAGCGGAAGTCTCCAAAGACTTTTATAAAGAAGACTATGATATCAGCCAATGGACCCAGATCCCTGTTCCCGGCTCCTGGGAGTTCAATGGCCATGGCACACCCCTGTATGTGAGCGCCGGCTTCGGCTTCCGGGCTAAACCGCCGTTTATTGACCGGGAGGATTCACCGGTGGGCGCCTACCGGCGCAATTTCACCGTCCCGGATAACTGGGATGGCCGGCGCATTTTCCTGCATTTTGAAGGCGGAACCAATGCCATGTATGTATGGGTCAACGGCCGTCAGGTGGGTTATACCGAGAATGCCAAGAGCCCGGCTGAGTTTGATATTACGCAGTACCTGCGCAAAGGCAGCAATACCCTGGCCTGCCAGGTATTCCGGTACAGTGATGGCTCTTACCTGGAAGACCAGGACATGTGGCGTATGGGAGGTATCAACAGGAGTGTTTTCCTCTACAGCACCGCGCAGACCCGGATACTCGATTTCTTTGCCCATCCCGATCTGGACAAGAACTATACAAACGGATTGTTCAGCCTGGACCTCACCCTCAAAAATTACGCTGACCAGGAGCAGGCGCAAAAAGCGGAGATCAGTGTGCTGGACAGGAATGGTAAAAAGGTTTTCAGTAAACAACAGGCGCTGCGCATCCATGCTAATGGCAGCAGTGTGTTGCAGTTTGCGGGTACTGTGAAAGCGCCATTGTTATGGACTGCTGAAACGCCCAATCTGTACACGCTGCTGATCACCCTTAAAGATGGCAGTGGCAAAATAGTGGAAGCCACCAGCCATAAAATTGGCTTCCGTAAAGTAGAGATCCGTGATGGCCAGCTGCTGGTGAATGGCAAAAAGATCTATATCAAAGGTGTCAACCTGCATGAGTTCAATACAAAGACAGGCAATGTGGTCAATAAGGAGATCATGCTCCGGAATATCCAGCTGATGAAAGAGCTGAACATCAATGCTGTCCGGACCTCGCATTATCCGCAACCTACGCTTTGGTACAAGCTCTGTGATGAGTATGGACTGTACCTGGTGGATGAGGCCAACCAGGAATCGCATGGGCTGGGCTATGGGCCGGACAATGTGGCCAATTTCCCCGAATGGCAGGAGGCCCATATGGACAGGATGGTGCGGCTGGTGGAGCGCGATAAGAACCATGCTTCCGTAATTATCTGGTCGCTGGGTAATGAATCCGGCAATGGCAAGGCTTTTTTTGCTACGTATGATTGGGCCAAAAGCCGCGACAACAGCAGGCCCGTGCAATATGAGCAGGCGCACGACCGGCACCGCAATACCGATATCATCTGCTTCATGTATCCCGGCTGGAACAATATGGTCAATGATGCAAAAAAAGACCTGGGCAAGCCCTATATCATGTGTGAGTATGCCCACGCTATGGGCAACAGCATGGGCAATATGCAGGACTACTGGGACCTGATGCGTACCAGTAAGAATATGCAGGGCGGCTTTATCTGGGAATGGTACAACCATGGCTTTACAAGTAAAGATGAGCAGGGACGAACCTATTGGGCTTACGGTGGCGATCTGGGTGGGTATAATAAGATGAACAGTGATAATTTCTGCATGGATGGCATCATCTCCCCGGACCAGCAGTACCTGCCGCATACCTACATTGTGAAAAAGGTTTATCAACCTGTGCTCTTTGCATCCGCCAACCCCGCCAGTGGATTGATCTCCGTAATCAATGACTACAAATTCCTCCCTGTTACTGAAAAAGACTATAGCTTCAAATGGGTATTGCTCAAGAATGGCCAGCCAGTAGCAGAAGGACCTTTTTCTGTGTCCCTCGCAGCTGACGCACGGACATCCGTACAGCTGCCGCTGCCTGCCCTGGAGCAAACGCCAGGTACTGAATATTTCCTGCAGGTATTTGCCACTACCAAAAACGCTACGCAGTTTATTCCTGCGGGTTTTGAAGTAGCCAAAGAAGAATTTGCGCTGAACACCGGTAATTATTTTGTACAGCCATCTGCAGGAGGATCGCTGAATGTAGAGAAGAAAGAGGATCGTGTTACTGTACAGTCCGGTAACCTTTCCTATGTTTTTTCTACTAAAGACGGACAAACGCTGATCAGCTTTACCCGGGATCAGCACCGTGTATTCCAGGAACTGCCCCGGCTGAATTTCTGGCGCGCGCCTACTGATAATGATTTCGGGGCTAATGACCAGGTGAACCTGGTACTCTGGTCGGCGGCCAGTCACAATATCCGGTATAGTTATAAAGGCATGGAAGAGAAAGAAGGGATCATACGTTTCCGCTATGAAGCCAAGCTGCGTGGCGTGGAAGCAAAGACTGACCTGAGCTATACGGTGAACAAAGATGGCAGCCTGACCATTGCTACGGATTACAAGGCATTGTCTGATGAGCTGCCGGAACTGATGCGTTTTGGTATGCTGATGCGTCTGCCGCAGCAGCTGGACAATTTTACCTGGTATGGCCGCGGGCCGCAGGAGAACTATGTGGACCGCTGTGCCGATGCCTTCATGGGTACCTGGAACGGTAAAGTAGCAGCGCAGGCATTTGCGTACTACAGGCCGCAGGAAACCGGCAACAAGACCAATGTGCGCTGGCTCACGCTAAAGGATGATTCGGGTAAAGGCATCAGGATACAGGGGCTGCAGCCCTTAAGCGTCAGCGCTACTAACTACCTGCCGGAAGACCTGGATCCGGGCCTCACCAAAAAGCAGCAACATCATTCAGACCTTGTCCCAAGAGATGAAACTGTGCTGGCGGTTGATCTGTTCCAACGTGGTGTGGGCGGGCTCAATTCCTGGGGCGCCAAACCGCTGGATGCTTACCGTTTCCGGGAAAGGGCGTACAGCTACGCTTTCACCATCATTGCAGAGTAA
- a CDS encoding vitamin B12-dependent ribonucleotide reductase, with protein sequence MTKKQSAKGLQFNRRFTREGTSVFDLFEYDYRSSVIRNPSGEVVFEMNNVEVPKQWSQIATDILAQKYFRKAGVPQADGSLGRETSVKQVAHRMANCWRVWGERYGYFASGNDAQVFYEELVYCILNQACTPNSPQWFNSGLHESYGITGKPQGHYYVDPVDSQLKKSTSAYERPQPHACFILSVEDDLVGDGGIMDLWMREARIFKYGSGVGTNFSSIRGEGEKLSGGGTSSGLMSFLKIGDRAAGAIKSGGTTRRAAKMVCLDLDHPEIMDFINWKVEEEKKVGALIAAGYPSDYEGEAYRTVSGQNSNNSVRIPNEFFEKLENGEDWELKARTDGRVMKKVPSREVWNQIAYAAWRCADPGTQYDTTINEWHTCPQGGRINASNPCSEYMFLDNTACNLASANLRKFYDESTNTFDVEGFQYTCRLWTVVLEVSVLMAQFPSKEVAQLSYDYRTLGLGYANLGSMLMVMGIPYDSEEARGIAGALTAIMTGVAYKTSAEMASILGPFARYEDNKQDMLRVMRNHRLAAYDADEYEGLSTKPVGIKAKYCPDYLLKAATKAWDEAVQLGEKYGYRNAQTTVIAPTGTIGLVMDCDTTGVEPDFALVKFKKLSGGGYFKIINQSVPTALKNLGYIQKEMDAIVKYAVGAGSFAGAPFINHQTLSEKGFIAEEIKKLDSAVGSAFEIGFVFNVYTLGEECLQRLGFKPEQYFNFEWSLLEALGFTGEQMDAANDYVCGAMTVEGAPYLKAEHLPVFDCANKCGNKGERFIHAHGHIRMMAGTQPFLSGAISKTINLPNEADVEDIADSYMLSWQLGLKACALYRDGSKLSQPLSNKSDKKKKDGTEETAAAAEGKVTESADSNIVDMGKLTIQELLDEVQKRVQASPDTKLKRALATIVERRTLPAKRRGFTQKAKINGQAIFLRTGEYSDGTVGEIFIDMAKEGATMRSMLNCFAISISIGLQYGVPLEEFVEKFVFTRFDPAGMVDHPNIKTTTSIVDFIFRALAYEYLNRTDLVHVLDRPEINNTGTDDWDEIPTSLEYEKKTPELSDVRVVAAKAAAKSPDPEPIKSARATVKADSGLDALNAAAKSMQSDAPACNTCGHITIRSGTCYKCLNCGNSMGCS encoded by the coding sequence ATGACTAAAAAGCAATCTGCCAAAGGCTTGCAGTTCAACCGCCGCTTCACCCGCGAAGGTACCAGTGTTTTTGATCTCTTTGAGTATGATTACCGCAGCTCAGTGATCCGCAATCCCAGCGGTGAAGTGGTATTTGAAATGAACAATGTTGAGGTGCCTAAGCAGTGGAGCCAGATTGCTACCGATATTCTTGCACAGAAATATTTTCGTAAGGCCGGCGTTCCCCAGGCTGATGGTTCGCTGGGCCGTGAAACTTCCGTAAAACAGGTTGCGCACCGTATGGCCAATTGCTGGCGTGTATGGGGCGAACGCTATGGATATTTTGCTTCCGGGAATGACGCCCAGGTCTTTTATGAAGAACTGGTCTATTGTATCCTGAACCAGGCCTGCACGCCCAATAGTCCTCAATGGTTCAATTCCGGCCTGCATGAAAGCTATGGTATCACCGGCAAACCCCAGGGCCACTATTATGTAGACCCTGTGGATAGCCAGCTGAAGAAATCCACCTCCGCCTACGAACGTCCCCAACCCCATGCCTGCTTTATCCTGAGCGTGGAGGACGACCTGGTAGGCGATGGCGGCATCATGGACCTCTGGATGCGTGAAGCACGTATCTTCAAATATGGCAGCGGTGTAGGGACCAATTTCTCCTCTATCCGTGGTGAAGGCGAGAAACTCAGTGGCGGCGGTACTTCCAGCGGCCTGATGAGCTTCCTCAAGATCGGCGACCGCGCTGCCGGCGCTATCAAGAGCGGCGGCACTACCCGCCGGGCTGCCAAGATGGTCTGCCTGGACCTGGATCACCCTGAGATCATGGACTTCATCAACTGGAAAGTAGAAGAAGAGAAAAAAGTAGGCGCCCTGATCGCAGCCGGTTATCCCAGCGATTATGAAGGCGAAGCCTATCGCACCGTGAGCGGACAGAACTCCAATAACTCGGTCCGTATCCCCAATGAATTTTTTGAGAAACTGGAAAATGGGGAAGACTGGGAACTCAAAGCCCGTACTGATGGCCGGGTGATGAAGAAAGTGCCTTCCAGGGAAGTATGGAACCAGATAGCCTATGCCGCCTGGCGTTGCGCTGACCCCGGCACCCAGTATGATACTACCATCAATGAATGGCATACCTGTCCCCAGGGCGGCAGGATCAATGCCTCCAACCCCTGCAGCGAGTATATGTTCCTGGACAATACCGCCTGTAACCTGGCTTCCGCCAACCTCCGCAAATTCTACGACGAATCCACCAATACCTTCGATGTGGAAGGATTTCAGTATACCTGCCGTCTCTGGACCGTGGTGCTGGAAGTATCTGTGCTGATGGCGCAGTTCCCTTCTAAAGAAGTAGCCCAACTGAGCTATGACTACCGGACCCTCGGCCTGGGTTATGCCAACCTCGGTTCCATGCTGATGGTAATGGGCATTCCCTATGACAGTGAAGAAGCCCGCGGCATTGCCGGCGCGCTCACCGCTATCATGACGGGTGTGGCGTATAAAACATCTGCCGAGATGGCTTCCATCCTTGGACCCTTTGCCCGCTACGAAGACAATAAACAGGATATGCTGCGGGTAATGCGCAATCACCGTCTTGCTGCCTATGATGCAGATGAGTATGAAGGACTGAGCACCAAACCTGTAGGCATCAAAGCAAAATATTGCCCCGACTACCTGCTGAAAGCCGCTACCAAAGCCTGGGATGAGGCAGTTCAGCTGGGTGAAAAATATGGTTATCGCAATGCACAGACCACGGTAATTGCGCCCACCGGCACTATCGGCCTGGTGATGGATTGTGATACTACTGGCGTAGAGCCTGATTTTGCCCTGGTGAAATTCAAGAAACTGAGCGGCGGTGGTTATTTCAAGATCATCAACCAGTCTGTCCCTACAGCGTTGAAGAACCTGGGGTATATTCAGAAAGAGATGGACGCTATTGTGAAATATGCGGTAGGCGCCGGCAGCTTTGCCGGAGCGCCCTTCATCAATCACCAGACCCTGAGTGAAAAAGGCTTTATTGCCGAAGAGATCAAAAAGCTGGACAGCGCTGTAGGTTCTGCTTTCGAGATCGGCTTTGTTTTCAATGTATATACGCTGGGTGAAGAATGCCTGCAACGCCTGGGCTTCAAACCTGAACAATATTTTAATTTCGAATGGAGCCTGCTGGAAGCACTGGGCTTCACCGGTGAGCAGATGGATGCTGCCAACGATTATGTATGCGGCGCCATGACCGTTGAAGGCGCGCCTTACCTGAAAGCGGAGCACCTGCCCGTGTTTGACTGCGCCAACAAGTGCGGCAACAAAGGGGAGCGTTTTATCCATGCTCATGGCCATATCCGTATGATGGCCGGCACACAGCCTTTCCTGAGCGGTGCTATTTCCAAGACCATCAACCTGCCGAATGAGGCCGATGTGGAAGATATCGCTGATTCCTATATGCTGAGCTGGCAGCTGGGCCTGAAAGCCTGCGCCCTCTACCGCGATGGTTCCAAGCTGAGCCAGCCGTTGAGCAATAAAAGCGATAAGAAAAAGAAAGACGGAACGGAAGAGACTGCTGCTGCCGCTGAAGGAAAAGTTACTGAAAGTGCGGATTCCAATATCGTGGATATGGGCAAGCTCACTATCCAGGAACTGCTGGATGAAGTACAGAAACGTGTACAGGCTTCTCCTGACACCAAGCTGAAACGTGCCCTGGCGACTATCGTAGAGCGCAGGACATTGCCGGCCAAACGCCGCGGCTTTACGCAGAAGGCAAAGATCAATGGCCAGGCCATCTTCCTCCGCACGGGTGAATATTCCGATGGCACAGTAGGTGAGATCTTCATTGATATGGCCAAGGAAGGCGCTACCATGCGCAGCATGCTGAACTGCTTTGCAATCTCCATCTCCATCGGCCTGCAGTATGGGGTGCCGCTGGAAGAGTTTGTAGAGAAGTTCGTGTTCACCCGCTTTGATCCCGCCGGTATGGTGGACCACCCGAATATCAAGACCACTACTTCTATTGTAGATTTCATTTTCCGGGCCCTGGCCTATGAGTACCTGAACCGTACCGACCTGGTGCATGTACTGGACCGCCCGGAGATCAATAATACTGGCACCGACGACTGGGACGAAATTCCGACCAGCCTGGAGTACGAAAAAAAAACTCCTGAACTAAGTGATGTGCGTGTGGTGGCCGCCAAAGCAGCTGCCAAGTCGCCCGATCCGGAACCCATTAAGTCCGCCCGTGCTACCGTCAAAGCTGATTCCGGACTGGATGCACTGAATGCTGCGGCCAAGAGCATGCAAAGCGATGCCCCGGCCTGCAACACCTGCGGTCATATCACCATTCGTAGCGGCACTTGCTACAAATGCTTAAATTGTGGTAACAGCATGGGCTGTAGTTAA